DNA from Lentibacillus amyloliquefaciens:
TTTTTCATTCGGTTCAGGTGGTTTTGCCGGGCCCGTGAACACAATTTTCCCGTCTTTGTTATAACGATTAAGGTCAAATGGCTGGCGATCAAGCACCTGGAACTGAATCAGGTGAATATGCATCGGGTGGGTGAAATCTGTGACATTGATGAATGACCAGACTTCGGTTGAGCCGCGTTCAGGTGTTTCTGTTACAGGGTCCAGCCACTTTTTGTTATCGAGCAGTAATAATGGTCGGCCAAGATTATCTGTTGAGCCGACGAGTTTCAAATTTCGGATGCGTTTGATACTGTTTTGTTTGAGTGAAGGGATTCGTGTTAAATGGCTAGGGATTCTACTTCTGTCTTCTTTTGATAAAGGCAAATCGACGTTGAATTGCATGACATCGTCTGTTTCATCTTTGGGATCGGCATCTGGTCCAAGATCATTTTTCAGTGTGATTGTTTCGCCTTCGTGTTTGGAAAAATCAATGATAACATCAAACCGTTCGGCCGGGTCAATTGCTAACGTGTCCAGCTTGGCAGTTTTTTTCATTAAACCGCCATCAGAACCGATTTGATAAAATGACTGCCCCGATTCTAAATAGAGCTGATACGTGCGTGTGTTGGCGGCATTCAGAATACGGAATCGGTATTTTCGCGGTTCCACTTCCAGATACGGCCAAATTTTCCCGTTAACGACGTTTGTTTCGCCATTAAAGAAAGGTCTGATGGACGGGTTTGGCCAGTTTTCCTGCGGCTCATCCGGCTGCGGAGGATAGAACAGGTCGCCGTTATCATGAAAGGATCGGTCCATGATGATAAGCGGGATTTCATAGTTGGCTGAAGGAAGCTTCAT
Protein-coding regions in this window:
- a CDS encoding multicopper oxidase family protein: MNKKLKKFVDALPIPKTLKPWRTDKHENYYEIEMTEFRQKMHRDLRPTRLWGYNGQFPGPVIDVKHGEPAKIKWKNKLPDKHLLPIDKSFHNLDKLPEVRTVTHLHGSETTPESDGYPEAWYTRDFRDTGSEFKTDVYNYPNQQRGATLWYHDHAMGITRLNVYAGLTGMYIIRDEREKHMKLPSANYEIPLIIMDRSFHDNGDLFYPPQPDEPQENWPNPSIRPFFNGETNVVNGKIWPYLEVEPRKYRFRILNAANTRTYQLYLESGQSFYQIGSDGGLMKKTAKLDTLAIDPAERFDVIIDFSKHEGETITLKNDLGPDADPKDETDDVMQFNVDLPLSKEDRSRIPSHLTRIPSLKQNSIKRIRNLKLVGSTDNLGRPLLLLDNKKWLDPVTETPERGSTEVWSFINVTDFTHPMHIHLIQFQVLDRQPFDLNRYNKDGKIVFTGPAKPPEPNEKSWKDTVAAPSGQITRVIAKFGPFTGDYVWHCHILEHEDYDMMRPMRVIDPDKRE